The proteins below are encoded in one region of Paenibacillus sp. YYML68:
- a CDS encoding NAD/NADP transhydrogenase alpha subunit, whose amino-acid sequence MKCISVYTNDFEVFSDIYEKVLNTPLQEDEELQVEGVIVSESGSVPENYLSRMKQRPEVVVMKVKDKDITILQHRDVFEIFIPEKETVVH is encoded by the coding sequence ATGAAATGCATCTCCGTATATACAAATGACTTTGAAGTGTTCTCAGATATTTATGAGAAGGTGCTGAATACGCCGCTGCAGGAGGACGAGGAGCTTCAGGTTGAGGGTGTGATCGTGTCCGAGTCGGGCAGTGTGCCTGAAAACTATTTGTCACGGATGAAGCAGCGTCCTGAGGTCGTTGTGATGAAGGTGAAGGACAAAGACATTACAATTTTGCAGCATCGGGACGTGTTTGAAATTTTTATTCCTGAGAAGGAAACTGTGGTACACTAA
- a CDS encoding ABC transporter ATP-binding protein — protein MEVFKQLKDFYWPARKFLVSSILCLMTATALGLVYPNLYRYFIDEVIANERYEQVPMLAAAVLVVMALKACFQFLHGASSGRLGNLTAFNMREALYRKLQFLSFQYYDKARTGDLMSRLTADLQAVRDFIGFGFVQMLNVFMMFTFGMAMMLTIHWQLTLITLATMPLLVFTAIRFEGRIHPAFRSIRQSMSSMTTTVQENITGVRTVKSFAREPYELEKFDGRNEDYKSNNVNTSTIWATYFPLMEMIANLSVVLLLGTGGWMVIQGSITLGELIAFYTLVWYIIGPLWSIGFHINNFTQSKAAGERLIEILHQYVHVKDRDNAKVLRKEEVRGEVQFENVTFTYGEAPTPALVDFSLHAPAGSVIGLLGGTGSGKSTVIQLLLRAYQVKEGRVLLDGQDIRSVTLESLRSQLAIVFQETFLFSSTIRNNIAYGAKAVTMEQIERAARLAKAHDFIMELPLGYDTIVGERGLGLSGGQKQRIAIARALLLNPNILILDDATSAVDMETEHDIQQGLREVMHDRTTFIIAHRISSLKHADEIIVLDQGRIVQRGKHEELMQQEGPYLDTYRIQFADQPSSDDSIAWTKAQTEAVSSQESDGLQHEQDHARRMKDEARGTLKPSSAPIPRRGLLT, from the coding sequence TTGGAAGTGTTCAAGCAATTAAAAGATTTTTATTGGCCTGCCCGCAAGTTTTTGGTCTCATCGATCCTATGTCTGATGACGGCGACGGCGTTAGGGCTCGTGTACCCGAACCTGTACCGTTACTTCATCGACGAGGTCATAGCCAATGAGCGCTACGAGCAGGTTCCGATGCTTGCCGCTGCTGTACTCGTTGTGATGGCGCTGAAGGCATGCTTTCAATTTTTGCACGGAGCGTCTAGTGGAAGGCTCGGCAACCTGACCGCGTTCAACATGCGTGAGGCGCTGTACCGGAAGCTGCAGTTCTTATCGTTCCAGTATTATGACAAGGCTCGAACCGGTGACCTCATGTCCAGGCTGACGGCAGATCTGCAAGCGGTTCGTGACTTTATCGGCTTCGGCTTCGTGCAGATGCTGAACGTGTTCATGATGTTTACGTTCGGCATGGCGATGATGCTGACGATCCACTGGCAGCTGACGCTCATCACGCTGGCGACGATGCCGCTACTCGTGTTCACAGCGATCCGCTTCGAGGGCCGGATTCATCCGGCCTTCCGCTCAATTCGCCAATCGATGAGCTCGATGACGACGACCGTTCAAGAGAACATTACAGGCGTTCGCACCGTCAAGTCGTTCGCTCGCGAGCCTTATGAGCTCGAGAAGTTCGACGGACGCAATGAAGATTATAAGTCGAATAACGTGAATACGTCGACGATCTGGGCTACCTATTTTCCACTTATGGAGATGATTGCGAACTTGAGCGTCGTGCTGTTGCTGGGCACTGGCGGCTGGATGGTCATTCAAGGCTCAATTACGCTGGGAGAGCTGATTGCATTCTACACGCTGGTCTGGTATATTATCGGCCCGCTGTGGAGCATCGGCTTTCATATTAACAACTTCACGCAATCGAAGGCGGCCGGAGAGCGGCTGATCGAGATCCTGCATCAATATGTGCATGTGAAGGATCGGGACAACGCCAAGGTGCTGCGCAAGGAGGAGGTGCGAGGCGAGGTACAGTTCGAGAACGTGACGTTCACGTACGGCGAGGCGCCGACTCCGGCTCTGGTTGATTTCAGCCTCCATGCACCGGCAGGCTCTGTCATCGGCTTGCTCGGCGGTACAGGGTCCGGCAAGTCAACGGTCATTCAGCTTCTGCTGCGGGCGTATCAAGTGAAGGAGGGGCGCGTGCTGCTGGACGGGCAGGACATACGCAGTGTCACACTCGAGAGCTTACGCAGCCAGCTGGCAATCGTGTTCCAAGAGACGTTCCTGTTCTCCTCCACGATCCGCAACAACATCGCGTATGGCGCGAAGGCTGTAACGATGGAGCAGATCGAACGCGCTGCGAGGCTGGCCAAGGCGCACGACTTCATCATGGAGCTGCCGCTCGGCTACGACACGATCGTTGGCGAGCGTGGGTTAGGCTTATCTGGTGGACAGAAGCAGCGTATAGCGATTGCTCGCGCCCTCCTGCTGAACCCGAACATCTTGATTCTGGACGATGCGACGAGCGCTGTCGATATGGAGACTGAGCACGACATTCAGCAAGGGCTGCGCGAGGTGATGCACGATCGGACGACGTTCATTATCGCGCATCGCATCTCTTCCTTGAAGCATGCCGACGAGATCATCGTGCTCGATCAGGGCCGGATTGTACAACGAGGCAAGCATGAGGAGCTGATGCAACAGGAAGGACCGTATCTGGATACGTACCGGATTCAATTCGCCGATCAGCCATCCAGCGACGACAGCATCGCATGGACGAAGGCGCAGACTGAAGCAGTCTCCAGTCAGGAGAGCGACGGTCTGCAGCATGAACAGGATCATGCGCGCCGCATGAAGGATGAAGCTAGAGGAACCTTGAAGCCGTCATCTGCACCAATACCGCGAAGGGGGCTGCTCACGTGA
- a CDS encoding S-layer homology domain-containing protein, with the protein MQLRNRQMNKSRKLAAAVLALSLAFSGSAYAADPVSVTANTNTSSVLQFSDVSGTHWAVKHVTKLAALGIVQGYENREYRPDTTVSQQEVIIMAIRMMGLEQQALSDTAETVLPVLVSDYAKPYVAYALDKGLLLASEELANTTTTKTAWGSREASREWVAKLVIRAIGKEQLAKDHSASTVPFTDATSFSTAGKGYVNAAVLLGIVQGFEDGSFKPQGSVTRAQMATFLSRADKEMTVKSSRVATGYIMDMMDGKLTVLNSKGDTNTYTMNADTVIYNAKDDTRIPATQLKLTNEIYMVQSLNKALYIELTNADDRMEVTEAILDRFYMDRMIVSAEINGSIGLFDLAANVSVTDKDGRGLSIGSVQAGSLLELKRNTLLKENKITHIVVKQAPVSKTAEGTISSIDRTQGSITILEKTSVAAESYAMTEPLIVKLPDGSLADLSKLHLGDAVTYEVKNNKLVGITIKKQADVVTTVQGTLTAEVNKDTRILTITKTGGSGLAAYYLNDNAIVDISGLSSASLFDLEVGDELSLELLNDKVVKVSVTSRQVESFEFVKILSFEPTTKVLTIIKNNGSFGAYQLSDTTVIKFAGTTLPIDQFQTNFIGTQSGQSTADRNRKVNLKVSKDRIVSLEMTTALDATVAQVNTTLHEVTLRTASGQALTFKAPGAKVELQNKANGELADLKVGDSVRASLIFTQDMISSIAVKSSGMYKTLITNAATKQVTAKHTQSGVTVTFTLDSLDKIVNQAKPASGFEDIHVDEYIKASFTGTKLDQVAIMNTVRGKVNAVDATQQTITVQDFQGGLHVLALAQSFTVKLPDGTSSANITAIKAGDRVEIVKEADGKTLIHTAAASKRLFASYDNVLGFILLKPSGSNSKDRYNMHTKAYLHRGSTVVSPGSFAPDEEVNVYVIDDKIIEIEKP; encoded by the coding sequence ATGCAACTACGCAATCGTCAAATGAATAAATCACGCAAGCTGGCAGCCGCCGTGCTTGCACTCAGCCTGGCCTTCAGCGGGTCCGCCTATGCGGCGGACCCTGTGTCCGTTACAGCTAATACGAATACAAGCTCGGTGCTTCAGTTCTCGGACGTGAGCGGCACACACTGGGCCGTCAAGCATGTGACGAAGCTGGCTGCGCTCGGAATCGTTCAAGGTTACGAAAACAGAGAGTATCGTCCTGACACTACCGTGTCACAGCAGGAAGTCATCATCATGGCCATACGAATGATGGGTCTTGAGCAGCAGGCGCTCAGTGATACGGCTGAGACTGTGCTACCGGTGCTCGTCAGCGATTATGCGAAGCCCTATGTCGCGTATGCCTTGGATAAGGGTCTCCTGTTGGCCTCGGAGGAGCTTGCGAACACAACGACCACCAAGACGGCGTGGGGCTCCAGGGAAGCGTCCCGTGAATGGGTCGCGAAGCTTGTTATTCGTGCGATCGGCAAGGAGCAGCTAGCGAAGGATCATTCTGCATCTACGGTACCATTCACGGATGCTACTTCATTCTCTACTGCAGGTAAGGGCTATGTGAATGCAGCAGTTTTGCTCGGCATCGTTCAGGGGTTCGAGGACGGCTCCTTCAAGCCGCAGGGCAGCGTAACACGCGCTCAGATGGCTACGTTCCTAAGCCGTGCGGACAAAGAAATGACGGTGAAGTCCTCACGTGTTGCAACCGGCTATATTATGGACATGATGGACGGGAAGCTGACCGTTCTTAATTCCAAGGGCGATACGAATACATACACGATGAATGCGGATACGGTCATCTATAATGCGAAGGACGATACCCGTATTCCGGCTACCCAGCTGAAGCTGACGAATGAAATTTACATGGTACAGAGCTTGAATAAAGCGCTGTACATTGAGCTTACGAATGCGGATGACCGAATGGAAGTAACCGAAGCGATCCTTGACCGTTTCTATATGGATCGGATGATCGTCTCGGCTGAAATTAATGGATCCATCGGATTGTTCGATCTGGCTGCTAACGTGTCGGTGACGGACAAGGACGGCAGAGGGTTGAGCATCGGCTCTGTTCAGGCAGGTAGCCTGCTGGAGCTGAAGCGCAATACGCTCTTGAAGGAAAATAAAATTACTCATATCGTAGTGAAGCAAGCGCCGGTCTCCAAGACGGCTGAAGGTACAATCTCGAGCATCGATCGGACACAAGGGTCAATCACGATTCTAGAGAAGACGAGCGTCGCCGCAGAGTCGTATGCGATGACGGAGCCTCTGATCGTGAAGCTGCCGGACGGCTCGCTCGCGGACTTGTCCAAGCTTCATCTTGGCGATGCCGTCACCTATGAGGTGAAGAACAACAAGCTAGTTGGCATCACCATCAAGAAGCAAGCGGATGTCGTGACGACGGTACAGGGCACACTGACCGCGGAAGTGAATAAGGACACTCGCATATTGACGATTACAAAAACGGGCGGCAGCGGTCTTGCAGCGTACTATTTGAATGACAATGCGATTGTCGACATCTCCGGCTTATCGAGTGCAAGTCTGTTCGATCTGGAGGTAGGCGATGAGCTCAGCCTGGAGCTGCTTAATGACAAGGTTGTAAAGGTGTCGGTAACGAGCAGACAGGTCGAATCGTTCGAATTCGTTAAAATATTGTCGTTCGAGCCGACAACGAAGGTGCTGACGATTATTAAAAATAATGGCAGCTTCGGTGCGTACCAGCTGTCCGATACGACCGTCATTAAATTTGCAGGTACGACGCTCCCAATCGATCAATTCCAGACCAACTTCATCGGAACACAAAGCGGCCAGTCGACCGCGGACCGCAACCGTAAGGTGAACCTGAAAGTATCGAAGGATCGCATCGTTTCGCTTGAAATGACAACAGCGCTTGACGCAACCGTCGCGCAGGTGAACACCACTCTGCACGAGGTTACTCTTCGAACTGCAAGCGGACAGGCACTAACGTTCAAGGCACCTGGAGCTAAGGTGGAGCTCCAGAATAAGGCGAATGGGGAGCTAGCGGACCTCAAGGTAGGCGATTCCGTACGAGCGAGCTTAATATTTACACAAGACATGATCAGTTCCATTGCGGTCAAGTCATCCGGAATGTACAAGACGCTCATTACGAATGCAGCAACGAAGCAAGTAACGGCGAAGCATACACAGTCCGGAGTCACGGTTACATTTACTCTGGATAGCTTGGATAAAATCGTGAACCAGGCCAAGCCGGCCAGCGGCTTCGAGGATATTCATGTCGACGAATATATCAAAGCCAGCTTCACCGGGACGAAGCTTGATCAAGTCGCGATTATGAATACTGTTCGGGGCAAGGTTAATGCTGTCGATGCGACACAGCAGACGATCACGGTGCAAGATTTCCAAGGCGGACTGCATGTGCTGGCTCTGGCGCAAAGCTTCACGGTAAAGCTTCCGGATGGCACCTCCTCTGCGAATATTACGGCGATTAAGGCCGGAGACCGTGTCGAAATTGTGAAGGAAGCGGACGGTAAGACGCTCATTCATACAGCAGCAGCCTCCAAGCGATTGTTCGCCTCATACGACAATGTATTAGGGTTTATCTTGCTCAAGCCTTCGGGCTCTAACAGTAAGGATCGATACAATATGCATACGAAGGCTTATCTCCACCGTGGCAGCACGGTCGTCAGTCCTGGCAGCTTTGCGCCTGACGAAGAAGTGAATGTTTATGTAATTGACGACAAAATTATAGAAATCGAGAAGCCCTAA
- a CDS encoding dynamin family protein: MNSMLHTTEGAAQGEVQHKDSQGEANSGGSPMKEIRQLLVQMEQAGDLEHAGKLRQLMAKVQTGRLNLAFCGHFSAGKSSLINKLCGHQLLPSSPIPTSANIVSIASGEPGARVVYRAEESATGSVEAGRTERVALDDLAEHCRNGEAIETVEITYPIPLLGDMAALLDTPGVDSTDDAHQLATESALHLADAVFYTMDYNHVLSEVNLAFAKKMVEWGKPLYLIVNMIDKHREHEVTLEAYKAGVHESFASWGVKPDGIVYTSVKVPEHPANEWSTLLWLLSELIARKDSLIVQSLEQSARALAKQHADKLAEAAEPEKEALRARLAEDEGVEAAQQQAVELQAELKRIDALPQTIVNDVRKEVTALLDNANVTPAVTRDLAHTYLESRRPGFKVGWLGSAAKTTAERERRLAALHQDFASQVHTQVERHVQQLLKAKLSGLGLATERVAEAAEGVTFEVTPEWLAAAVNEAAVFGNEYTMTYSKHVAAELKAAYRRLALDVADALAAELAAALAPSREALAAQLAALEQRLSALRELERREQAERAYRDALLAALPASARAALPAPERAPGRDAAAGEAAAAASAAAPAASAALAALAERAGAGARGAAGGGEAAAASGLRAAGGHRARLRSTSERLAAAAGELEDVAALQSIRRSLLEKAERLAGNRFTIALFGAFSAGKSSFANALIGERVLPVSPNPTTAAINKIMPPEPEAGWPHGTAKVRVKSADKLTADVLYSLEMLGERVESLDQALAAIDGLKPERIPGKGKPHFAFLRAVKLGWSAMSASLGQELRITVDEFGSYAADESKSCFVELIELYYTNPLTEQGVVLVDTPGADSINARHTGVAFEFIKNADAILFVTYYNHAFSHADQQFLLQLGRVKDSFELDKMFFIVNAADLASSSEELDGVVKHVESNLLHHGIRHPRIYPLSSYYALEGKLAGDEAATDLSGITRFEQEFVRFTFEELTDMAVQAGDADLRRASQTLQSWLDSASSDAADRAKQAEALRRSLAAASSRLQETTSDREVKELSKEIEELLYYVKQRTAYRFGELYQLAFHPSLFREDPREPKAVLMSAWEDLRRMISFDLSQEILATTLRIENAINKLAKETAAQWTDSIRKELSSFDSPGFESFKLNTPELTGTLEADDVNAKWLSGFFKNTKQFYEGEGRAQLRRELESRLNTPMARFAQQQAEQLELAYADQLRSVLTELSAQWQQAMREHAEGLLEALEMKLDLAALQAKQSRLDAYRQQS, from the coding sequence ATGAACAGTATGTTACATACAACAGAAGGAGCTGCACAAGGGGAAGTGCAGCACAAGGACAGTCAAGGAGAAGCGAATTCGGGCGGCTCGCCGATGAAGGAGATTCGTCAGCTGCTCGTTCAGATGGAGCAGGCTGGCGATCTGGAGCATGCGGGCAAGCTGAGGCAGTTAATGGCGAAGGTGCAGACGGGACGATTGAACCTCGCGTTCTGCGGACACTTCTCTGCAGGGAAGTCCAGCTTGATTAACAAGCTGTGCGGGCATCAGCTGCTCCCGTCGAGCCCGATTCCGACGAGCGCGAATATCGTCAGCATTGCAAGCGGGGAGCCAGGAGCTCGTGTCGTCTATCGGGCGGAGGAGTCTGCAACTGGTTCGGTGGAGGCAGGCCGCACGGAGCGGGTTGCGCTGGATGATCTGGCTGAGCATTGTCGTAATGGGGAAGCGATCGAGACGGTTGAGATTACATATCCGATACCATTGCTTGGCGATATGGCGGCGCTGCTTGATACGCCGGGTGTCGATTCGACGGACGATGCGCATCAGCTGGCGACGGAATCGGCGCTGCATCTCGCGGACGCGGTGTTCTATACGATGGATTATAACCATGTGTTATCCGAGGTTAATTTGGCCTTCGCGAAGAAGATGGTGGAGTGGGGCAAGCCGCTCTACTTGATCGTCAATATGATCGATAAGCATCGGGAGCACGAAGTGACGCTGGAGGCTTATAAGGCGGGCGTCCACGAATCGTTCGCAAGCTGGGGCGTGAAGCCGGACGGCATCGTCTATACGTCGGTGAAGGTGCCCGAGCATCCGGCCAACGAGTGGTCGACGCTGCTATGGCTGCTGAGCGAGCTGATTGCTCGTAAAGATTCGCTGATCGTGCAAAGTCTGGAGCAATCGGCAAGAGCGCTGGCGAAGCAGCATGCGGATAAGCTGGCGGAGGCTGCAGAACCGGAGAAGGAGGCGCTTCGCGCCCGTCTTGCGGAGGATGAGGGTGTTGAGGCTGCTCAGCAGCAAGCTGTGGAGCTGCAGGCTGAGCTGAAGCGGATCGATGCGTTACCGCAAACGATCGTCAACGATGTACGTAAGGAAGTAACGGCACTGCTTGACAACGCGAACGTTACTCCTGCGGTTACTCGCGATCTTGCGCATACGTATCTCGAGAGCCGTCGACCGGGCTTCAAGGTCGGCTGGCTCGGCTCTGCAGCGAAGACGACCGCGGAGCGTGAGCGTCGTCTTGCTGCGTTGCATCAGGATTTCGCGTCGCAGGTGCATACGCAGGTCGAGCGTCACGTGCAGCAGCTGCTGAAGGCGAAGCTGAGTGGTCTTGGTCTTGCGACTGAGCGCGTGGCTGAGGCGGCAGAGGGCGTCACGTTCGAGGTGACGCCAGAGTGGCTCGCCGCCGCGGTGAATGAGGCGGCCGTATTCGGTAACGAGTACACGATGACGTACTCGAAGCATGTAGCCGCCGAGCTGAAGGCGGCGTATCGCAGGCTGGCGCTCGACGTAGCCGATGCGCTGGCTGCGGAGCTCGCGGCTGCGCTCGCGCCGAGCCGCGAGGCGCTGGCTGCGCAGCTCGCCGCGCTCGAGCAGCGCCTCAGCGCGCTGCGCGAGCTCGAGCGCCGCGAGCAGGCGGAGCGCGCGTATCGCGACGCGCTGCTCGCCGCGCTGCCGGCGAGCGCCCGCGCGGCGCTGCCGGCGCCCGAGCGCGCGCCGGGCCGCGACGCGGCCGCAGGCGAAGCCGCTGCGGCCGCTAGCGCGGCTGCGCCTGCGGCGAGCGCCGCGCTCGCCGCGCTGGCGGAGCGCGCAGGCGCTGGCGCCCGCGGCGCGGCTGGCGGCGGCGAAGCGGCCGCCGCGAGCGGGCTGCGCGCAGCGGGCGGCCACCGCGCGCGGCTGCGCAGCACGAGCGAGCGGCTCGCCGCTGCGGCTGGCGAGCTCGAGGATGTAGCGGCGCTTCAATCGATTCGCCGCTCGCTGCTGGAGAAGGCGGAGCGCCTCGCCGGCAACCGCTTTACGATCGCGCTGTTCGGAGCGTTCAGCGCGGGTAAGTCGTCGTTCGCCAATGCGCTTATTGGCGAGCGGGTGCTGCCGGTATCGCCGAATCCGACGACGGCGGCGATTAACAAGATTATGCCGCCGGAGCCCGAGGCGGGCTGGCCGCACGGCACGGCGAAGGTGCGCGTGAAGAGCGCCGATAAGCTGACCGCCGACGTTCTGTACTCGCTTGAGATGCTGGGCGAGCGTGTCGAATCGCTCGATCAAGCGCTCGCGGCTATCGACGGGCTGAAGCCGGAACGCATTCCAGGCAAGGGCAAGCCTCACTTCGCCTTCCTGCGAGCGGTGAAGCTGGGCTGGAGCGCAATGAGCGCAAGCTTGGGTCAAGAGCTTCGCATTACAGTGGATGAATTCGGCAGCTACGCAGCGGACGAGTCGAAATCGTGCTTCGTCGAGCTAATCGAGCTCTATTACACGAACCCGCTTACTGAGCAAGGGGTCGTCCTTGTCGATACGCCGGGCGCAGATTCGATCAACGCCCGCCATACGGGTGTGGCATTCGAGTTTATCAAGAACGCCGACGCCATTCTGTTCGTCACGTACTACAATCATGCGTTCTCGCATGCAGACCAGCAGTTTCTGCTGCAGCTCGGACGAGTGAAGGATAGCTTCGAGCTGGATAAAATGTTCTTCATCGTCAACGCGGCGGACCTCGCCTCGTCGTCAGAGGAGCTCGACGGCGTCGTGAAGCACGTCGAGAGCAATTTGCTGCACCATGGCATTCGTCATCCGCGCATCTACCCGCTGTCCAGCTACTATGCACTGGAAGGGAAGCTGGCGGGCGATGAAGCGGCGACTGACCTGTCCGGGATTACCCGATTCGAGCAGGAGTTCGTCCGCTTCACCTTCGAGGAGCTGACCGATATGGCGGTTCAGGCCGGAGATGCCGACCTGCGCCGTGCTTCGCAGACGCTGCAGAGCTGGCTTGACAGCGCGAGCAGCGACGCCGCTGACCGCGCCAAGCAGGCGGAGGCGCTGCGCCGTTCGCTGGCGGCAGCCTCTAGCCGTTTGCAGGAGACAACTAGCGACCGTGAGGTGAAGGAGCTGTCCAAGGAGATCGAGGAGCTGCTCTACTACGTGAAGCAGCGGACGGCGTATCGATTCGGTGAGCTGTATCAGCTCGCCTTCCATCCTTCGCTGTTCCGTGAAGACCCTCGTGAGCCGAAGGCTGTGCTTATGTCGGCTTGGGAAGACCTGCGGCGGATGATCAGCTTTGATCTGTCCCAAGAAATATTGGCGACGACGCTTCGCATCGAGAATGCGATCAACAAGCTTGCCAAGGAAACCGCCGCCCAGTGGACGGATTCGATCCGCAAGGAGCTGTCGAGCTTTGATTCGCCGGGCTTCGAGTCGTTCAAGCTGAACACACCGGAGCTGACGGGTACGCTTGAGGCCGATGACGTGAATGCGAAGTGGCTGTCAGGCTTCTTCAAGAATACGAAGCAGTTCTACGAGGGCGAAGGACGGGCACAGCTGCGTCGTGAGCTGGAGTCGAGGCTGAACACGCCGATGGCTCGCTTCGCGCAGCAGCAGGCCGAGCAGCTGGAGCTTGCTTACGCCGATCAGCTGCGCTCCGTTCTAACGGAGCTGTCCGCTCAGTGGCAGCAAGCGATGCGCGAGCATGCCGAAGGTCTTCTTGAGGCGCTGGAGATGAAGCTGGATCTGGCAGCTCTGCAGGCGAAGCAATCGAGATTAGACGCGTATAGACAGCAATCATAA
- the nth gene encoding endonuclease III encodes MNRSQVRKVLDTIAEMFPDAHCELRHENPFELTIAVLLSAQCTDETVNKVTADLFQKYKKPEDYLAVPLEELEQDIRRIGLFRNKAKNIQALCALLLDKFGGEVPREHEQLVELPGVGRKTANVVMSNAFGVPAIAVDTHVERVSKRLGLAGADDSVLEVEKKLMKQVPRDEWTDTHHRLIFFGRYHCKAQNPRCEACPLLELCREGKKRMKPARTRKTVPKAAKSAEAEIQ; translated from the coding sequence ATGAATCGATCACAGGTTCGGAAGGTGCTGGATACGATCGCTGAAATGTTTCCCGATGCTCATTGCGAGCTTCGTCATGAGAATCCGTTCGAGCTAACGATCGCCGTGCTGCTGTCCGCGCAATGTACGGACGAGACGGTCAATAAAGTGACGGCTGATTTGTTCCAAAAATATAAGAAGCCTGAGGATTACTTGGCGGTTCCCTTAGAGGAGCTGGAGCAGGACATTCGACGTATTGGCTTATTTCGCAATAAGGCGAAGAACATTCAGGCGCTGTGCGCGCTTCTCTTGGACAAGTTCGGCGGTGAAGTGCCTAGGGAGCATGAGCAGCTCGTCGAGCTTCCAGGTGTCGGTCGGAAGACGGCGAATGTCGTGATGTCGAACGCATTCGGCGTACCAGCTATAGCTGTGGACACACATGTCGAGCGTGTATCGAAGCGTCTCGGTCTTGCAGGCGCAGACGATTCGGTGCTTGAGGTGGAGAAGAAGCTGATGAAGCAGGTGCCTCGGGACGAGTGGACCGATACGCATCACCGGCTCATTTTTTTCGGAAGATACCATTGCAAGGCACAAAACCCGCGCTGTGAAGCTTGTCCGCTCCTCGAATTATGTCGAGAAGGAAAAAAACGTATGAAACCGGCCCGAACAAGGAAAACTGTACCAAAGGCCGCAAAATCGGCGGAAGCCGAGATTCAATAG